CTGGGCCAGGCCGAGCACGGCCCGAACTCACCGGCCGCGCTGGTCACCACCTCGGAGGAGCACGGACGCGCAGTGATCGCCGCGATCGACCGGCAGCTCGAGACCCTCGCCACCGCCGAGATCGCCGGCGCCGCGTGGCGCGACTACGGCGTCGTGACGGTCGCCACGGACCGGGAGACCGCGGCCGCGCTCATGGACGACCTGGCCCCCGAGCACCTCGAACTGCTCACCGCCGACGACGACTGGTACCACGAGCGCCTGCGCAACTACGGCTCGATCTTCCTCGGGCCCTGGAGCACGGTGGCCTACTCCGACAAGGGCATGGCCGGTACCAACCACGTGCTGCCGACGGCCGGGGGTGCCAAGCACAGCGCCGGGCTCTCGGTCTCGCGGTTCCTGAAGCCGCTGACGTACCAGCGCATCACCCGACAGGCGACGCCGGAACTCGCCCACGCCGTGCAGGTGATCTCCGACTCGGAGGGCATGGCCGCGCACAGCGCCACCGCCACGCTGCGCCTCGCCGCGTTCGAGTAGGCCGCGCCGCGGCATCCGTCGCCCCGGCATCCGTCGCCCCGGCATCCGTCGCCCACGGCGCGCAGGATGCAGGGAGAAACACAGGATGCAGGGAGGATCGCCGTGATCCTCCCTGCATCCGTCACTTCTCCCTGCACCGCGACCGCCCGGCACCACCGGCCCGGCACCAGCGGGTCGCGCGCGGGGTCAGAGGGCGGTGTAGCCGCCGTCGACCAGGTGGTAGCTGCCGGTGATGAAGCTCGCAGCGTCGCTGGCGAGGAAGGCGATGAGGTTCGCGACCTCGTCGGCCTGTCCGAGGCGTCCGATCGGGTGCTTGCTCACGAGGAAGCTCTTGGCGTCCTCGCCCATGTTCGCCAGCAACGGGGTGTCGATGAAGCCGGGGCCGACCGAGTTCACGCGCACGCCCTGTGCCGAGTACTCCAGCGCGGCGGACTTCGTCATTCCGACCACGCCGTGCTTGGCCGTGACGTAGGCGGGGGAGTTCGCGAAGCCGACGCTGCCGAGGATCGAAGCGATGTTCACGACCGACCCGCCGCCGTTCGCAAGGATCGAGGGGATCTGCGCTTTCATGTTGCGGAAGACGGCGTTGAGGTTGATCGCGATGACCTTGTCCCAGGCCCCGTCGTCGTACTCGGCGGTGGGGGCGGATGCTCCGCCGATGCCGGCATTGTTGACGCCGATGCGCAGCGGGGCGAGGGTGTTCGCGAGCTCGACGGACGAGGCGATCCAGTCCCTGTCGGTCGCGTCTCCCACGGATGCCTCGGCGATGCCGCCGGCGGCGCGGATCTCGTCGACGACCGCGTTCGCGTGCTCCGCGTTCAGGTCGTTCACGACGACGGAGGCGCCGTTGCGGGCGAGCAGGAGGGCGGTCGAGCGTCCGATTCCGCTGCCCGCTCCCGTCACGATCGCTGAGCGGTTCGAGACGTCGTACTGAGCCACGAGTGACTCCACTTCCGGGCGGGCGCGGTGCCGGGAGATCTTCTCGGACGGTCCGTCCTTCTCTCCAGCCTACGCCCGGAATCGGGTGATGGATTCACGTGAATGAAATTTCGAAGGCCTTGTCGACCGTGCGGGATGCAGGGAGAAAGAGTGGATGCCGGGCGGATGCGCGCGTTTCTCCCGGCATCCGTCACTTCTCCCTGCAGGGCGAGCAGGTTTTCCAACACGTAGGGCTTGACACTGCATCCGCTCGGGCATAACGTACAACCAAATGGTTTCACAAAGAGAACTGAGCGAAGCGGAGGTCGACCGTGTGTTCCACGCATTGGCGACGTCGACCCGGCGCGACATCCTGCGTCGGACGATCGAGCGGGAGCAGTCCGTCTCGACCCTCGCCTCCGAATACGAGATGTCGTTCGCCGCGGTGCAGAAGCACGTCGCCGTGCTCGAGGCCGCGAACCTCATCGTCAAGCGCGCCGAGGGACGCGAGCGGCTCGTCCGCGCGAACCCCGAGATGATCGCCCGCGCCAGGGCGCTCCTCGCCCGATACGAAGAGCTGTGGCGGTCGCGCATCGCCCGACTCGACGACCTGCTGGCCGAGCCCGCGGGCCCCACCGACAACAACACCGACACCTCACGAATCGAACAAGGAGACTGACAATGCCTGTCACCGACGTCATCACCGATGCCGAGAACCTGACCATGACCGTGGTCGCCGACCTGGCTGCACCGATCGAACGGGTCTGGGCCGCGTACACCGACCCGCAGCAGCTCGAGCGTTTCTGGGGTCCTCCCGGATGGCCGGCCACCTTCACCAAGTGGGACCACACGGTCGGGGGCCATGCGAACTACACGATGAACGGACCCCGCGGCGAGAAGGCGTCGGGAACGTGGGAGTTCCTGCGCATCGACGCTCCGCACACCTTCGAGGTGCTCGACGCGTTCGCCGACGACGAGGGCACGCCCGACGAGAACCTGCCCTCGATGCGCATGGTCTTCACCTTCGAGTCGACCGCCGATGGCACGCGCATGGTCACCAC
The sequence above is drawn from the Candidatus Microbacterium colombiense genome and encodes:
- a CDS encoding metalloregulator ArsR/SmtB family transcription factor, whose protein sequence is MVSQRELSEAEVDRVFHALATSTRRDILRRTIEREQSVSTLASEYEMSFAAVQKHVAVLEAANLIVKRAEGRERLVRANPEMIARARALLARYEELWRSRIARLDDLLAEPAGPTDNNTDTSRIEQGD
- a CDS encoding SDR family NAD(P)-dependent oxidoreductase encodes the protein MAQYDVSNRSAIVTGAGSGIGRSTALLLARNGASVVVNDLNAEHANAVVDEIRAAGGIAEASVGDATDRDWIASSVELANTLAPLRIGVNNAGIGGASAPTAEYDDGAWDKVIAINLNAVFRNMKAQIPSILANGGGSVVNIASILGSVGFANSPAYVTAKHGVVGMTKSAALEYSAQGVRVNSVGPGFIDTPLLANMGEDAKSFLVSKHPIGRLGQADEVANLIAFLASDAASFITGSYHLVDGGYTAL